A section of the Hippea jasoniae genome encodes:
- the rplW gene encoding 50S ribosomal protein L23, with amino-acid sequence MDKWSILKGRVISEKAFGVQEEGKYVFVVDKKANKVEIKKAVEELFGVEVEKVNVINVKGKRKVFKGIKGKRPDIKKAIVTLKEGQTLKEL; translated from the coding sequence ATGGATAAATGGAGTATCTTAAAGGGAAGAGTTATTTCTGAGAAGGCTTTTGGGGTTCAAGAAGAAGGCAAGTATGTATTTGTTGTTGATAAAAAAGCAAATAAGGTTGAGATAAAAAAAGCGGTTGAGGAGCTTTTTGGTGTAGAGGTCGAAAAGGTTAATGTAATTAATGTTAAAGGGAAAAGAAAGGTTTTTAAGGGTATAAAGGGGAAAAGGCCTGATATTAAAAAGGCTATTGTTACACTAAAAGAAGGCCAGACACTTAAGGAACTTTAA